The following are from one region of the Paenibacillus protaetiae genome:
- the fsa gene encoding fructose-6-phosphate aldolase codes for MKFFIDTANLDDIQKAYKMGILSGVTTNPSLVVKEGVKFEDRIEEILKAVPEVESVSAEVTPDAVTAEQMIAEANELIKINGGDKNITIKLPMTLAGLEACRYLTKKGVKTNVTLIFTVNQALLAARAGATYVSPFLGRLDDISEDGVQLVAKIAELFRVANLDTQIIAASVRHPDHVTRVALAGAHISTIPYSVIEQLSKHPLTDQGLDKFAKDWAKSVK; via the coding sequence GTGAAATTTTTCATCGATACTGCTAACTTGGATGACATTCAAAAAGCGTACAAAATGGGCATTTTGTCGGGCGTAACGACGAACCCTTCCCTGGTTGTTAAAGAAGGCGTGAAATTCGAAGACCGCATCGAAGAAATCCTGAAAGCTGTACCGGAAGTAGAATCCGTATCCGCGGAAGTTACTCCAGACGCTGTTACTGCTGAGCAAATGATCGCTGAAGCCAACGAACTGATCAAAATCAACGGCGGCGACAAAAATATTACAATCAAACTTCCAATGACGCTTGCTGGTTTGGAAGCTTGCCGTTACCTGACGAAAAAAGGCGTTAAAACAAACGTTACTTTGATCTTCACGGTTAACCAAGCGCTTCTGGCTGCTCGCGCTGGCGCAACTTACGTTTCGCCATTCCTGGGCCGTCTGGATGACATCTCCGAAGATGGCGTTCAACTGGTTGCTAAAATCGCTGAGCTGTTCCGCGTAGCTAACCTTGACACGCAAATCATCGCAGCTTCCGTACGCCACCCTGACCATGTTACCCGCGTAGCACTGGCTGGCGCACACATCTCGACGATTCCTTACAGCGTTATCGAACAACTTTCCAAACATCCTTTGACGGACCAAGGTTTGGACAAATTCGCTAAAGACTGGGCTAAATCGGTTAAATAA
- a CDS encoding YdeI/OmpD-associated family protein has product MNKKASELPIILFVDQQSLDNWLEHNYDTSAGIRLQIAKKNSGVASVSYDEALESALCYGWVDSQKESFDDKTWLQRFTPRGAKSIWSKVNKEKAELLISNGRMRPSGIKAIEAAKQNGQWDKAYESQSIASLPEDFAYELERNVKAKAFYDTLDKQNKYSILFRIHNAKKQETRAKRIEQYITMLEKGEKIYP; this is encoded by the coding sequence TTGAATAAGAAAGCTAGTGAACTTCCGATTATATTGTTCGTCGACCAACAGTCTCTAGACAATTGGCTTGAACACAATTATGATACTTCAGCGGGAATCCGGCTGCAGATCGCGAAAAAAAATTCCGGCGTAGCTTCTGTTTCCTATGACGAAGCGCTCGAAAGCGCATTATGTTACGGATGGGTGGATAGCCAAAAAGAATCGTTCGATGACAAAACTTGGCTTCAACGATTTACTCCGCGCGGGGCTAAGAGCATTTGGTCGAAAGTGAATAAAGAAAAAGCGGAGCTTCTAATCTCCAATGGAAGGATGAGGCCCTCCGGCATAAAAGCAATTGAAGCTGCAAAACAGAACGGACAATGGGATAAAGCTTATGAATCGCAAAGCATTGCTTCTCTGCCAGAGGACTTCGCCTACGAATTGGAACGAAATGTAAAGGCGAAGGCATTTTATGATACGTTGGATAAACAAAATAAATATTCCATTTTATTTAGAATCCATAATGCAAAAAAGCAAGAAACGAGAGCTAAGCGGATCGAGCAGTATATCACCATGCTTGAAAAAGGCGAAAAAATTTATCCCTAA
- a CDS encoding dihydrofolate reductase family protein has translation MRKLVLFLHASLDGFVEGPNGAMDIGWVSYDADLEKHAKEILSTADTVIWGRGTYQMMYSYWPSVPSNPSASQHERNHAEWIEKTAKIVFSTTLEKVEWNNSRLVKENVEEEINHLKQQPGKDMVILGSPRFAHRLMQFDLIDEYKITVSPVLIGKGLPLFQGVKERINLKLIENKTFDSGAIGLVYQTVR, from the coding sequence ATGAGAAAACTCGTTCTATTTCTGCACGCATCGCTTGACGGTTTTGTAGAAGGGCCGAATGGTGCAATGGACATTGGCTGGGTTTCCTACGATGCTGATTTGGAGAAACACGCGAAAGAAATTTTGAGTACTGCCGACACGGTCATTTGGGGGCGCGGGACTTATCAGATGATGTACAGTTACTGGCCATCTGTGCCTTCGAACCCATCCGCTTCGCAGCATGAACGGAATCATGCCGAGTGGATTGAAAAGACAGCCAAAATCGTTTTTTCCACGACGCTGGAGAAAGTCGAATGGAATAATTCCAGACTCGTGAAAGAAAATGTTGAGGAAGAGATCAATCACCTCAAACAGCAGCCAGGCAAGGATATGGTTATCCTCGGCAGTCCCAGATTCGCGCACCGCCTTATGCAGTTTGATTTAATTGATGAGTATAAAATTACGGTTTCTCCCGTCCTGATCGGAAAGGGATTGCCGTTATTCCAAGGTGTCAAGGAGAGAATCAATCTTAAGTTAATCGAAAACAAGACCTTTGATTCTGGAGCCATCGGCCTCGTTTACCAGACGGTAAGATGA
- the gnd gene encoding phosphogluconate dehydrogenase (NAD(+)-dependent, decarboxylating): MKVGLVGLGKMGLNLGQNLLDHKHEVVAFDLNKAAVDEMKGFGATGAYTLEELVQNLQAPRIVWIMVPHGVVDTVLDQVSALLEKGDIVIEAGNSHYKESIARYEKMKALGVSYMDVGTSGGMEGARNGACYMIGGDADTWAIVEPLFKDTAVNENGYLYAGKSGSGHFLKMVHNGVEYGMMAAIGEGFEVLEKSDFDFDYEKVARVWNNGSVIRSWLMELTERAFSKDANLDEIKGIMHSSGEGKWTVETAFDLQTATPVIAMSLLMRYRSLDNDTFTGKVVAALRNEFGGHAVEKK, translated from the coding sequence ATGAAAGTCGGTTTAGTTGGATTAGGAAAAATGGGCCTTAACCTGGGCCAAAACTTGCTCGACCACAAACACGAGGTTGTAGCATTTGACCTGAACAAAGCAGCAGTTGACGAAATGAAAGGTTTTGGCGCAACTGGCGCTTACACGCTCGAAGAGCTGGTACAAAACCTGCAAGCTCCAAGAATCGTATGGATCATGGTTCCTCACGGCGTTGTTGACACAGTTCTGGATCAAGTATCCGCTCTGCTGGAAAAAGGCGACATCGTAATCGAAGCCGGCAACTCGCATTACAAAGAGTCGATCGCTCGTTACGAAAAAATGAAAGCTCTGGGCGTAAGCTACATGGACGTTGGTACTTCCGGCGGTATGGAAGGCGCTCGTAACGGCGCTTGCTACATGATCGGCGGCGACGCTGACACTTGGGCTATCGTTGAGCCTTTGTTCAAAGACACGGCTGTTAACGAAAACGGCTACCTGTACGCTGGCAAATCCGGCAGCGGCCACTTCTTGAAAATGGTTCACAACGGCGTAGAATACGGCATGATGGCTGCTATCGGCGAAGGTTTCGAAGTTCTTGAAAAATCCGACTTTGATTTCGACTACGAAAAAGTAGCACGCGTATGGAACAACGGTTCCGTTATCCGTTCGTGGCTGATGGAACTGACGGAGCGCGCTTTCTCGAAAGACGCGAACCTGGATGAAATCAAAGGCATCATGCATTCGTCCGGCGAAGGCAAATGGACGGTTGAAACGGCATTTGACCTGCAAACCGCAACTCCGGTTATTGCAATGTCGCTTCTGATGCGTTATCGTTCTCTTGACAACGATACGTTCACTGGTAAAGTCGTAGCGGCTCTCCGCAACGAATTTGGTGGACACGCTGTCGAAAAAAAATAA